In Epinephelus lanceolatus isolate andai-2023 chromosome 13, ASM4190304v1, whole genome shotgun sequence, the following are encoded in one genomic region:
- the ccdc167 gene encoding coiled-coil domain-containing protein 167 gives MAKLKDKRREKISVATEIDRLEERRARCQDNLERAEFRSRKEKLSDKDRQELEDEMTIINERVQKLDKELETLRGENRKNMLLSVALLVISALFYYVFIYSDEDV, from the exons ATGGctaaattaaaagacaaaagacGAGAGAAAATCAGCGTCGCCACTGAG ATTGACCGTTTGGAGGAGCGGCGGGCGCGTTGCCAAGACAACCTGGAGAGGGCTGAGTTCAGGAGCAGGAAGGAGAAGCTGTCTGACAAGGACAG ACAGGAGCTGGAAGATGAAATGACAATCATAAATGAGAGGGTGCAAAAGTTAG ACAAGGAGCTGGAGACGTTAAGAGGAGAGAATCGCAAAAACATGCTGCTGTCAGTCGCTCTGCTGGTCATCAGCGCTCTCTTCTACTACGTCTTCATTTACAGTGACGAGGACGTCTAA
- the kif25 gene encoding kinesin-like protein KIF25 — MPLFINRDQIFAHQVHLLEHKLRSKEERILELETENAILHLRLAECQGKLRRDHDEESKALDDHQHQRSAQKITQSALAKLLSEVQAVKQDLSELFAVYLSFSTELEEQSKQLLEKVAQASSSLNGHHGDEIQNLQAGVAALERSLEEERERCRAERQRRKELHNALVELRGNIRVHCRVRPVLPFDHVQSSTSGSKPASSEEVVSVISDDTVTVNCIRSGMPVQNKMFEFERVHGPEDSQDAVFEEVKPLLTSLLDGYNVCIMAYGQTGSGKTYTMMGSQQLEEHSGTQQETQQGVIPKAAAELFRLISEKPAETHTVEVSVMEVYNNEVLDLLARDAQGNAADQRRDVITTSSGTSQVISLTQEPVSNASEVMQIINSVLKLRAHSPTLIHADSSRSHLIVTLTISSKSPNALALARRLQSAKEDMQRSTQKEWWSPRCRRANPAARQSSDDRLFASTASSPCSPSHSPCPSPRPSLSQAPFRTKLQLVDLAGSECVGMSGVSGAALWEVSCINRSLSALSDVLGALAEQRPHIPYRNSKLTHLLQDAIGGDAKLLVMLCVSPTQRFITESLQSLGFGTRARQVQRELPRRKNNTPKVK, encoded by the exons ATGCCTCTCTTTATAAACCGTGACCAGATATTTGCACATCAGGTCCACCTGCTGGAGCACAAACTGAGG aGTAAAGAGGAGCGAATACTGGAGCTGGAGACAGAGAATGCTATTCTTCATTTAAGACTTGCAGAG TGTCAGGGGAAACTCCGTCGGGACCATGATGAGGAATCCAAGGCCCTTGATGATCATCAGCACCAGAGGAGTGCACAGAAGATAACCCAATCAGCCCTCGCCAAACTGCTCTCTGAGGTCCAG gcTGTGAAGCAGGACTTGAGCGAACTTTTTGCAGTTTATCTGAGTTTTTCCACTGAGCTGGAGGAGCAGAGCAAACAGCTGCTGGAAAAAGTAGCGCAAGCCAGCTCTTCTCTAAACGGCCACCATGGAGACGAGATCCAGA ACTTACAAGCTGGTGTCGCAGCTCTGGAGCGCtctctggaggaggagagggagaggtgcAGGGccgagaggcagaggaggaaggagcTCCATAATGCACtggtg GAGCTAAGGGGGAACATCAGGGTTCACTGCAGAGTGCGACCAGTTCTACCCTTCGACCACGTCCAGTCCTCCACCTCTGGGTCAAA GCCTGCATCATCAGAAGAAGTGGTGTCTGTGATCAGTGAT GACACGGTGACGGTGAATTGCATAAGATCGGGGATGCCAGTGCAAAACAAGATGTTTGAGTTTGAGAG AGTGCATGGACCAGAGGATTCACAGGATGCAGTGTTTGAGGAGGTCAAGCCGCTCCTCACGTCTCTGCTGGACGG CTATAATGTGTGTATCATGGCGTACGGGCAGACAGGCAGTGGGAAGACTTACACCATGATGGGATCCCAGCAGCTGGAGGAGCACTCAGGGACGCAGCAGGAGACACAGCAGGGTGTTATTCCCAAGGCTGCAGCTGAGCTCTTTCG GCTGATCTCTGAGAAGCCTGCAGAGACCCACACGGTGGAGGTGTCAGTGATGGAGGTGTACAACAACGAGGTGCTCGACCTTCTGGCCAGAGACGCGCAGGGCAATGCCGCCGACCAGCGGCGGGACGTCATCACTACCTCCTCTGGTACCAGCCAGGTCATCTCCCTCACACAGGA GCCTGTGAGTAACGCCTCTGAGGTGATGCAGATCATTAACAGTGTTCTGAAGCTCAGGGCTCACAGTCCCACCCTCATCCACGCTGACTCCTCACGCTCTCACCTCATTGTCACCCTCACCATTTCCTCTAAGAGCCCCAACGCGCTGGCTCTGG CTCGCAGGCTACAGAGTGCCAAGGAGGACATGCAGCGCTCCACTCAGAAGGAGTGGTGGAGCCCACGCTGTCGCCGTGCCAACCCCGCTGCCCGCCAATCATCTGATGATCGTCTCTTCGCGAGCACAGCCTCATCTCCCTGCTCCCCTTCCCATTCTCCGTGTCCTTCCCCGAGGCCGAGCCTCTCACAAGCTCCGTTCAGGACCAAGCTGCAGCTGGTGGACTTGGCGGGGAGCGAGTGTGTCG gtaTGTCTGGAGTTTCGGGTGCAGCTCTGTGGGAGGTGTCCTGCATAAACCGCAGTCTCTCTGCTCTGTCTGATGTCCTGGGAGCTCTGGCCGAGCAGAGACCACACATCCCCTATAGGAACAGCAAACTCACTCATCTGCTACAGGATGCCatag GTGGCGATGCCAAGCTGCTGGTGATGCTGTGTGTCTCTCCCACGCAGCGCTTCATCACAGAGTCTCTGCAGTCTCTGGGCTTTGGCACGCGGGCCCGTCAGGTCCAGAGGGAGCTTCCGCGAAGGAAGAATAACACCCCCAAAGTTAAGTGa